One window of the Vicinamibacterales bacterium genome contains the following:
- a CDS encoding CoA pyrophosphatase, giving the protein MSSLVQLEVVLRERLAGTLPGLEAQRRFMPTPPRTGWTPGEFPSDARIAAGLLLLYPGARGPSIPLTVRASSLRRHAGQISLPGGATDAGETLPQAALREAYEEIGLDPARVRILGELTPVHVLVSGFTLHPVVGITDARPEFRPAAHEVDKVIEVSIEDLQDASKIRQGTRTREGVAIEYPYFDLDGSHVWGATAMILGEFICLLAASSTE; this is encoded by the coding sequence ATGAGCTCGCTCGTCCAACTGGAGGTGGTGCTGCGCGAGCGGCTCGCCGGGACACTGCCTGGGCTCGAGGCACAGCGGCGCTTCATGCCGACGCCGCCCCGCACGGGCTGGACGCCGGGCGAGTTTCCGAGCGACGCGCGCATCGCGGCCGGCCTGCTTTTGCTCTACCCAGGGGCGCGCGGCCCCTCGATCCCGTTGACGGTTCGGGCGAGCAGCCTGCGCCGCCACGCGGGGCAGATTAGCCTGCCGGGCGGCGCGACCGATGCCGGCGAAACGCTTCCTCAGGCGGCGCTGCGCGAAGCCTACGAGGAGATCGGCCTCGATCCCGCTCGCGTGCGGATTCTCGGCGAGCTGACGCCGGTGCACGTCCTGGTCAGCGGCTTCACCCTGCATCCCGTGGTCGGGATCACCGACGCCCGTCCGGAGTTCCGGCCCGCCGCGCACGAAGTGGACAAGGTGATCGAAGTCTCGATCGAGGACTTGCAGGACGCGTCGAAGATCCGTCAGGGCACGCGCACGCGCGAAGGCGTCGCGATCGAGTATCCGTACTTCGATCTCGACGGCAGCCACGTGTGGGGCGCCACCGCGATGATCCTGGGCGAGTTCATCTGCCTGCTCGCCGCCTCGTCAACGGAGTAA
- a CDS encoding ABC transporter permease, which produces MTPPGRRLRDIFRNAEADAADEIAFHLEMRERDFHERGMSPLDAHVAARRRFGDPTGIARQIRAIDDRAARQRRRTGMWTDFSQDVVYALRGLRKSPGFALVAGVTLALGIGANTAIFSVFNAALLRPLPFADADRLVFLWNRTTDGGPSPLGPGRMRDFRRQMTSVESSAALAHISYTLTGGGDPESLPGASVSSAFFDVLGARPLLGDTFHADRADPSAVVLGYGLWARRFGADRSIVGRTVTLNGRPRLVVAVMPRDFYWPFITASPSGDGGPQLWVPGGPGDVPRPATNEDADVTGDRNTGYIRLVARLKKGVTVGQADAEARALGARLSREYPEDGGRTALIVTLREQFFGGLERPLWVLAGAVGFVLAIACANVASLLLGRGAARQRDLALRRALGAGRLRIFRQLLTESAVLACLGGTAGALLAWWGTTSLLEVAPPDIAAGGATFDLRVLTFTLAAALGSALAFGVLPALQFSRVDLAAALSEGATRSTGSRRSGRIRDLLVVGEIAVALVLLVGASLLVRSFVALSRVDTGIDTHNLLTFNIRLAGPRAEYQARQVEFYAALQRRLEAIPGVVAAGSAVTLPIGGDDYGSSYLVEGRPTPPPGDEPHAGFDMVMPGYFKAMGIPLVAGRDVRDSDARTSPRVVVVNQSLARQQWPGTDPIGRRIVLNGDSLTVVGVVGDIRHLGPSVPPRAELYQPSTQRSFPFMAFVVRTSGEPYAMVPTIRRAVAELDPALPLSDVKSMDDHLARAMARPRFLSTLVTAFGALAMTLAVIGIYGVMSWSVSERRREFAIRMALGIRGPALLAGVLRHALLLAAAGVGFGLIGARAATHVLDGLLFGVQATDAVALGLSAGLLAAVAMAACVLPARRALRVDPVALLR; this is translated from the coding sequence ATGACGCCTCCAGGCCGGCGCCTGCGCGACATCTTTCGAAACGCCGAAGCCGACGCCGCCGACGAGATCGCGTTCCACCTCGAGATGCGTGAACGCGACTTCCACGAGCGGGGCATGAGCCCGCTCGACGCGCACGTCGCGGCGCGGCGCCGGTTCGGCGATCCCACCGGCATCGCGCGGCAGATCCGCGCCATCGACGACCGCGCGGCGCGGCAGAGGAGACGGACGGGTATGTGGACCGACTTCAGCCAGGATGTGGTGTACGCGCTGCGCGGCCTGCGTAAATCCCCCGGCTTCGCTCTCGTCGCCGGCGTGACGCTCGCGCTCGGCATCGGCGCCAACACCGCGATCTTCAGCGTCTTCAACGCGGCACTGTTGCGGCCGCTGCCGTTCGCCGACGCCGACCGGCTCGTGTTTCTCTGGAATCGAACCACCGACGGCGGGCCGAGCCCGCTCGGTCCCGGGAGGATGCGCGACTTCCGCCGCCAGATGACGAGCGTCGAGAGCTCGGCGGCGCTCGCGCACATCAGCTACACGTTGACCGGCGGCGGCGATCCGGAGTCGCTGCCTGGCGCCAGTGTCTCGTCGGCATTCTTCGACGTGCTTGGCGCGCGCCCCTTGCTCGGCGACACGTTCCACGCCGATCGCGCCGATCCGTCCGCGGTGGTGCTCGGATACGGGCTGTGGGCGCGGCGCTTCGGTGCGGATCGATCGATCGTCGGCCGCACGGTCACGCTCAACGGCCGTCCGCGCCTCGTCGTCGCCGTGATGCCGCGCGACTTCTACTGGCCGTTCATCACCGCGAGTCCCTCGGGTGACGGCGGCCCCCAGCTGTGGGTACCTGGCGGCCCCGGCGACGTGCCGCGACCCGCGACCAACGAGGACGCCGACGTGACCGGCGATCGCAACACCGGCTACATCCGCCTGGTCGCGCGGCTCAAGAAGGGCGTGACCGTCGGCCAGGCCGACGCGGAAGCGCGCGCGCTCGGCGCGCGGCTCTCGCGCGAGTACCCGGAGGACGGCGGACGCACGGCGCTGATCGTCACGTTGCGGGAACAGTTCTTCGGCGGCCTGGAACGTCCGCTGTGGGTGCTGGCTGGCGCGGTCGGCTTCGTGCTGGCGATCGCGTGCGCCAACGTCGCGAGCCTGCTGCTCGGGCGAGGCGCGGCACGTCAGCGCGATCTCGCGCTGCGCCGGGCCCTGGGCGCCGGCCGGCTCCGCATCTTCCGTCAGCTGCTCACCGAATCGGCGGTGCTGGCGTGCCTCGGCGGCACCGCGGGCGCGCTGCTCGCGTGGTGGGGGACGACGTCGCTGCTCGAGGTGGCACCGCCCGACATCGCCGCCGGCGGCGCGACGTTCGATCTTCGCGTGCTGACGTTCACGCTCGCCGCCGCGCTCGGGTCGGCGCTGGCATTCGGCGTTCTCCCGGCGCTGCAGTTCTCGCGCGTCGATCTCGCGGCGGCCCTGTCCGAGGGAGCAACGCGCAGCACCGGCTCGCGGCGGAGCGGCCGCATCCGCGACCTGCTGGTCGTCGGTGAGATCGCCGTCGCGCTCGTGCTGCTGGTCGGCGCCTCGCTGCTCGTGCGCAGCTTCGTCGCGCTCAGTCGCGTCGACACCGGCATCGACACGCACAACCTGCTGACGTTCAACATCCGTCTCGCCGGGCCACGCGCCGAGTACCAGGCTCGGCAGGTCGAGTTTTACGCGGCACTGCAGCGCCGTCTCGAGGCGATTCCGGGTGTGGTCGCCGCTGGTTCCGCCGTGACGCTGCCGATTGGGGGCGACGACTACGGCAGCAGCTATCTCGTCGAAGGCCGTCCGACGCCGCCGCCCGGCGACGAGCCGCACGCCGGCTTCGACATGGTGATGCCGGGCTACTTCAAGGCGATGGGGATTCCTCTGGTGGCCGGCCGCGACGTGCGTGACTCGGACGCGCGGACGAGTCCGCGCGTCGTCGTCGTCAACCAGTCGCTGGCACGGCAGCAGTGGCCCGGGACGGATCCGATCGGGCGTCGCATCGTGCTGAATGGGGACTCGCTGACCGTCGTCGGCGTCGTCGGCGACATCCGGCATCTTGGTCCGTCGGTGCCGCCTCGTGCGGAGCTGTATCAGCCGTCGACGCAGCGATCGTTTCCGTTCATGGCGTTCGTGGTACGCACGTCCGGCGAGCCGTACGCGATGGTGCCGACGATCCGTCGCGCTGTGGCGGAACTCGATCCGGCGCTGCCGCTCTCCGACGTGAAGTCCATGGACGACCACCTGGCGCGGGCGATGGCGCGACCGCGTTTCCTCTCGACGCTCGTCACCGCGTTTGGCGCATTGGCGATGACGCTGGCGGTGATCGGCATCTACGGCGTGATGTCGTGGTCGGTCAGCGAGCGGCGGCGTGAGTTCGCGATCCGGATGGCGCTGGGCATCCGCGGCCCGGCGCTGCTGGCCGGCGTGCTGCGACACGCGCTGCTGCTCGCCGCCGCCGGCGTCGGGTTCGGCCTGATTGGCGCGCGGGCCGCGACGCACGTTCTCGACGGGCTGCTGTTCGGCGTGCAGGCGACCGACGCCGTCGCACTCGGCCTCAGCGCCGGGCTGCTCGCCGCGGTCGCGATGGCGGCGTGCGTTCTTCCGGCGCGCCGCGCCCTGCGCGTCGATCCGGTCGCGTTACTCCGTTGA
- a CDS encoding PadR family transcriptional regulator — MTERTTTVDLLQGTLATLILKAVSWGPLHGYGIARWIEQVTHDDLLVEEGSLYPALHRLQARGLVTSQWTLSDTNRRVRCYSLTEDGRQQLRAEMNRWERFSVAVTRALQARRPSKAV; from the coding sequence ATGACTGAGCGCACGACGACCGTTGACCTGCTGCAGGGCACGCTCGCGACGCTGATCCTCAAGGCCGTCAGCTGGGGGCCACTCCACGGCTACGGCATCGCGCGCTGGATCGAGCAGGTCACCCACGACGATCTGCTGGTGGAGGAGGGCTCGCTCTATCCGGCGCTGCACCGTCTGCAGGCGCGCGGCCTCGTCACCTCCCAGTGGACGCTGTCCGACACCAACCGTCGCGTGCGCTGTTACAGCCTGACCGAGGACGGGCGCCAGCAGCTCCGCGCCGAGATGAACCGGTGGGAGCGATTTTCCGTCGCGGTGACGAGGGCCCTGCAGGCGCGCCGTCCGTCTAAGGCGGTATGA
- a CDS encoding pseudouridine synthase, translated as MKYPSGRVALERALSKRGLASRSEGRELIRAGDVAVNGRTLTDPLAAVHPDRDTIEIRGKTATPRVWRTIAFHKPRGTLTTRRDPEGRTTVFDVLGAAGEGLVAVGRLDYATSGLLLLTTDTQLAERLTNPRRAVVRRYAVTVRGEVSDDDRASLARGIAGLRANTVTVRKRSRRETHLLVELTEGKNREIRRLFDAIDRPVTRLLRVAYGPIELGRLQPGEWREVTPDECAGD; from the coding sequence ATGAAGTACCCCTCAGGTCGCGTCGCACTCGAGCGCGCGCTCTCGAAGCGTGGCCTTGCGTCTCGGAGCGAAGGGCGTGAGCTGATCCGCGCAGGCGACGTCGCCGTCAACGGACGTACGCTGACCGACCCGCTCGCCGCGGTCCATCCGGACCGCGACACCATCGAGATCCGCGGCAAGACGGCAACGCCGCGTGTGTGGCGCACGATCGCCTTTCACAAGCCGCGCGGGACGCTGACCACCCGCCGGGATCCCGAGGGACGGACGACGGTGTTCGACGTGCTCGGCGCCGCAGGTGAGGGGCTGGTCGCCGTCGGGCGGCTCGATTACGCGACGTCGGGCCTCCTGCTGCTGACGACAGACACGCAACTCGCCGAACGCCTGACCAACCCGCGCCGCGCAGTCGTGCGCCGCTATGCCGTGACCGTGCGCGGAGAGGTGAGCGACGACGATCGCGCCTCGCTCGCACGCGGGATCGCCGGACTGCGCGCGAACACAGTGACGGTGCGCAAGCGCTCGCGCCGCGAGACCCACCTGCTCGTCGAGCTCACCGAGGGGAAGAACCGCGAGATCCGGCGCCTGTTCGACGCGATCGACAGGCCGGTCACCAGACTGCTGCGCGTCGCCTACGGCCCGATCGAGCTCGGCCGCCTCCAGCCAGGCGAGTGGCGCGAGGTCACGCCCGACGAGTGCGCCGGCGACTGA
- a CDS encoding M28 family peptidase — protein MRILTPAVLALALVATACSKEETKPAPAATAAAPSAQMPVAQLPRVDQAKVLDHIKTLSADDMEGRAPGSKGEDKAVAYIESQFKAIGLQPGNPDGTYIQKVPLVGITGVDRQPLTFTKGSRRVEVKWKDDVVAWSRHMAPLASVQDSDVIFAGYGVDAPEYNWNDFKNVDVKGKTIVVLVNDPQIPDPSNPAALDPKMFNGKAMTYYGRWTYKFEEGARKGAAAVLIVHDAATAGYPFGVVQGNLGEKFTLGAPDKNMSEATIEGWITTGAAKKLMALSGQDFDSLKKQALSRDFKPVPLGVTASITVANTLRTIESRNVAARLDGSDPRLASEYVVYSAHWDHLGVGEPVKGDRIYNGAIDNASGVATVLEIARALKQAPPAKRSFLFLMVTAEEQGLLGSEYYSLNPLYRLARTAADINVDEINPWGRTKALSLVGLGASDLDDYLRDALQEQGRTMTGDPEPEKGFYYRSDHFNFAKQGVPALDPSMHPGVDFVDKPADWVARMKDEWDNQLYHSPLDQVQPDWNFAGAAEDAQALMAVGYRVANAATLPAWKPGNEFKAKRDAMMK, from the coding sequence ATGCGAATTCTCACGCCGGCCGTTCTGGCGCTCGCGCTTGTCGCCACGGCGTGCAGCAAAGAGGAGACGAAGCCGGCCCCCGCGGCGACGGCCGCGGCGCCCTCGGCGCAGATGCCGGTCGCGCAACTCCCGAGAGTAGACCAGGCCAAGGTCCTCGACCACATCAAGACCCTGTCGGCCGACGACATGGAGGGGCGCGCCCCGGGCTCGAAGGGAGAGGACAAGGCGGTTGCCTACATCGAGTCGCAGTTCAAGGCGATCGGGTTGCAGCCGGGCAACCCCGACGGCACCTACATCCAGAAGGTCCCGCTCGTCGGCATCACCGGCGTCGACCGCCAGCCGCTGACGTTCACCAAAGGCTCGCGGCGCGTCGAGGTGAAGTGGAAAGACGACGTCGTGGCGTGGTCGCGGCACATGGCACCGCTCGCCTCGGTGCAGGATTCCGACGTGATCTTCGCCGGCTACGGCGTCGATGCGCCGGAGTACAACTGGAACGACTTCAAGAACGTCGACGTGAAGGGAAAGACCATCGTCGTCCTCGTCAACGATCCGCAGATTCCCGATCCGTCCAATCCGGCGGCGCTCGATCCGAAGATGTTCAACGGCAAGGCGATGACCTACTACGGCCGCTGGACGTACAAATTCGAGGAAGGGGCACGCAAAGGGGCCGCCGCGGTGCTGATCGTGCACGACGCGGCGACCGCGGGTTACCCGTTCGGCGTGGTTCAGGGGAATCTCGGCGAGAAGTTCACGCTCGGCGCCCCCGACAAGAACATGAGCGAGGCGACGATCGAGGGCTGGATCACCACCGGCGCGGCGAAGAAGCTGATGGCCTTGAGCGGACAGGATTTCGACAGTCTGAAGAAGCAGGCGCTGTCGCGCGATTTCAAGCCGGTGCCGCTCGGCGTCACGGCCTCGATCACCGTGGCCAACACGCTGCGGACCATCGAGTCGCGCAATGTCGCGGCGCGGCTCGACGGCAGCGACCCGCGGCTGGCGAGCGAGTACGTCGTCTATTCCGCGCACTGGGATCATCTCGGCGTCGGCGAGCCGGTGAAAGGCGACCGGATCTACAACGGCGCGATCGACAACGCGTCGGGCGTCGCCACGGTGCTCGAGATCGCCCGGGCGCTCAAACAGGCGCCCCCGGCAAAGCGATCGTTCCTGTTCCTGATGGTGACCGCGGAGGAACAGGGGCTGCTCGGCTCCGAGTACTATTCGCTCAATCCGCTGTATCGGCTGGCCAGGACGGCCGCCGACATCAACGTCGACGAGATTAATCCGTGGGGGCGCACCAAGGCGCTTTCGCTCGTCGGCCTCGGCGCATCCGATCTCGACGACTACCTGCGCGACGCGCTCCAGGAGCAGGGCCGCACGATGACCGGCGACCCCGAACCCGAGAAGGGATTCTACTACCGCTCCGACCACTTCAATTTTGCCAAGCAGGGTGTCCCCGCGCTCGATCCCAGCATGCATCCCGGCGTCGACTTCGTCGACAAACCGGCCGACTGGGTGGCCAGGATGAAAGACGAATGGGACAATCAGCTCTACCACTCGCCGCTCGATCAGGTGCAGCCTGACTGGAATTTCGCCGGCGCCGCCGAAGACGCGCAGGCGCTGATGGCCGTCGGTTACCGCGTCGCCAATGCCGCCACGCTGCCCGCATGGAAACCGGGCAACGAGTTCAAGGCGAAGCGCGATGCCATGATGAAATAG
- a CDS encoding BrxA/BrxB family bacilliredoxin, with the protein MPYPEMLIAPMRGEMTAMGAKELKTAAAVDEAVTKTSGTLMIVVNSVCGCAAGKARPGLAAALKHDPRPDTVATVFAGADIEATDRARGYFSGYAPSSPSIGILREGRLVYMLERRDIETRSADMIAAELIRAFDTVCAPEIPQR; encoded by the coding sequence GTGCCGTATCCAGAAATGCTGATTGCCCCGATGCGCGGCGAAATGACCGCCATGGGCGCGAAAGAACTGAAGACCGCGGCTGCCGTGGACGAGGCGGTGACCAAGACGAGCGGGACATTGATGATCGTCGTGAACTCGGTGTGCGGCTGCGCCGCCGGCAAGGCGCGTCCCGGTCTCGCGGCCGCCCTGAAGCACGATCCGCGCCCGGATACCGTCGCGACCGTGTTCGCCGGCGCCGACATCGAGGCGACCGACCGCGCGCGCGGCTATTTCTCCGGCTATGCCCCGTCTTCGCCGTCGATCGGCATCCTCCGCGAGGGCCGGCTGGTCTACATGCTCGAACGGCGGGACATCGAGACGCGGTCCGCAGACATGATCGCGGCTGAACTGATTCGTGCGTTCGATACGGTCTGCGCTCCGGAGATTCCGCAACGCTGA
- the speA gene encoding biosynthetic arginine decarboxylase — MSTPSSRARTWQAGEIFTVSDANELYEVDRWGKGYFAISNDGHVLVHPTKDPSRAIDLKQLTDHLQLRGIGLPVLIRFPDILRHRLGDIHNAFRTAIDQHAYEGRYLCVYPIKVNQQRQVVEEVLDFGREYGFGLEAGSKPELLAVMAQADNDTPIVCNGFKDAEYIEMAMLAQKIGRNIIPVVEKYTELGLILKYAERVGVRPQIGIRVKLAARGGGRWQGSGGYRSKFGLTVAEVLRGLDELKTRGMQDCFKLLHFHLGSQIPNIRIVKGALNEAARIYTELVKAGAGLEYIDVGGGLGVDYDGSQTNFESSVNYTLEEYANDVVYHVQTVCDDAGVKHPTIVSESGRAIVAYHSVLIFNVLGVSAFGEEKIPESISPDEAEQPVIDLLETYQNLSGRNAVESYHDAQQALDMAMNLFTGGYLPLDQRCQAENLYWAILVKLRRFVAQMEDVPEDLQGLDDAMADTYFCNFSLFQSIPDSWAIKQLFPVMPIHNLNRAPSHHAVLGDITCDSDGKIDSFIDRRDVKKTLPLHTVNGEPYYLGVFLVGAYQEILGDLHNLFGDTHAVHVSLDDHGSVVLDAVIKGDTVSEVLDYVEFDAETLVRKLRHDVELAVREGRVTYEESGHLLKFYEDGLHGYTYLEEPREG; from the coding sequence GTGAGCACACCTTCATCGCGTGCGCGGACCTGGCAGGCGGGTGAGATCTTCACGGTCAGCGATGCGAACGAACTCTACGAAGTCGATCGCTGGGGGAAGGGATACTTCGCGATTTCCAACGACGGGCACGTGCTGGTCCATCCCACCAAGGACCCGTCGCGCGCCATCGACCTGAAGCAGCTCACCGACCATCTGCAGCTCCGCGGCATCGGCTTGCCGGTCCTGATCCGGTTTCCCGACATCCTCCGCCACCGCCTCGGCGACATCCACAACGCCTTCAGGACGGCCATCGACCAGCACGCCTACGAGGGCCGCTACCTCTGCGTCTATCCGATCAAGGTGAACCAGCAGCGGCAGGTCGTCGAGGAAGTGCTGGATTTCGGCCGCGAGTACGGTTTCGGCCTGGAAGCCGGCTCGAAGCCGGAGCTGCTTGCCGTGATGGCCCAGGCGGACAACGACACGCCGATCGTCTGCAACGGCTTCAAGGATGCCGAATACATCGAGATGGCGATGCTGGCTCAGAAGATCGGCCGCAACATCATCCCGGTCGTCGAGAAATACACGGAACTCGGGCTCATCCTCAAATATGCCGAGCGGGTCGGCGTGCGGCCCCAGATCGGCATTCGGGTGAAGCTCGCCGCCCGCGGCGGCGGCCGCTGGCAGGGCTCAGGCGGCTACCGGTCGAAATTCGGGCTGACGGTCGCGGAGGTGCTGCGCGGGCTCGACGAGCTGAAGACGCGCGGCATGCAGGATTGCTTCAAGCTCCTGCACTTCCACCTCGGCAGCCAGATCCCCAACATCCGTATCGTCAAGGGCGCGCTCAACGAGGCGGCGCGGATCTACACCGAACTCGTCAAAGCGGGCGCCGGGCTCGAATACATCGACGTCGGCGGCGGCCTCGGCGTCGACTACGACGGTTCGCAGACCAACTTCGAGTCGAGCGTCAACTACACGCTCGAGGAATACGCCAACGACGTCGTCTACCACGTGCAGACGGTGTGCGATGACGCCGGCGTGAAGCACCCGACGATCGTCTCCGAGAGTGGCCGGGCCATCGTCGCCTACCACAGCGTGCTCATCTTCAACGTGCTGGGCGTCTCGGCCTTCGGCGAAGAGAAGATTCCCGAGTCGATTTCGCCGGACGAGGCCGAGCAGCCGGTCATCGACCTGCTCGAGACATATCAGAACCTCTCCGGCCGCAACGCCGTCGAGAGCTATCACGACGCCCAGCAGGCGCTCGACATGGCGATGAACCTGTTCACCGGCGGCTACCTGCCGCTCGACCAGCGCTGCCAGGCCGAAAACCTCTACTGGGCGATTCTGGTCAAGCTGCGGCGATTCGTCGCGCAGATGGAAGACGTCCCCGAAGACCTTCAGGGTCTCGACGACGCGATGGCGGACACGTATTTCTGCAATTTCTCGCTGTTCCAGTCGATTCCCGACAGCTGGGCGATCAAGCAGCTCTTCCCGGTGATGCCGATTCACAACCTCAATCGGGCACCGAGCCACCACGCCGTGCTCGGCGACATCACCTGCGACTCCGACGGCAAGATCGATTCGTTCATCGACCGGCGGGACGTGAAGAAGACGCTGCCGCTGCACACCGTCAACGGCGAGCCGTACTACCTCGGCGTGTTCCTGGTGGGCGCCTATCAGGAGATCCTCGGCGATCTGCACAACCTGTTCGGCGACACCCACGCCGTGCACGTCAGCCTCGACGACCACGGCAGTGTCGTGCTCGACGCCGTCATCAAGGGAGACACGGTCAGCGAGGTGCTCGACTACGTCGAATTCGACGCCGAGACGCTCGTCCGCAAGCTCCGTCACGACGTCGAGCTGGCGGTCCGGGAGGGACGCGTCACCTACGAGGAATCAGGCCACCTGCTCAAGTTCTACGAGGACGGCCTCCATGGGTACACCTACCTGGAAGAGCCGCGGGAAGGGTAG
- a CDS encoding response regulator — translation MTSVLFVSHDADLRAVATRVLRRARFEVRAVAHGGHALLACVERGAFDVLVIEQGLPDGPGAEIAARLRRHCPALDVVRMCDTASQATAGAGVAVVRPFNADDLIGAIQTLRRTRKR, via the coding sequence ATGACCTCGGTGCTTTTCGTCTCGCACGATGCCGACCTGCGCGCCGTCGCCACTCGGGTGCTCCGGCGTGCGCGGTTCGAGGTGCGTGCGGTCGCACACGGCGGGCACGCGCTGCTCGCCTGCGTCGAGCGCGGCGCGTTCGACGTGCTGGTCATCGAGCAGGGCCTCCCCGACGGTCCTGGCGCCGAGATCGCGGCGCGGCTACGCCGGCACTGTCCGGCGCTGGATGTCGTACGGATGTGCGATACGGCGAGTCAGGCCACCGCCGGAGCCGGCGTGGCGGTCGTCCGCCCTTTCAACGCGGACGACCTCATCGGGGCGATTCAGACTCTCCGGCGGACCAGGAAGCGATAG
- a CDS encoding GlsB/YeaQ/YmgE family stress response membrane protein, with product MGILSWIVFGLVVGIIAKLLMPGRDPGGFVITILLGIAGALVGGFVGRAIGFYGPNQAAGWLMSIAGAIILLVLYRFLVRRRV from the coding sequence ATGGGTATCTTGTCGTGGATCGTGTTCGGACTCGTCGTCGGGATCATCGCCAAGCTGCTGATGCCTGGGAGGGATCCGGGCGGCTTCGTGATCACGATACTGCTCGGCATCGCGGGCGCGCTCGTCGGCGGATTCGTCGGGCGGGCGATTGGATTTTACGGTCCGAACCAGGCGGCCGGGTGGCTGATGTCGATAGCCGGCGCCATCATCCTGCTGGTGCTCTATCGCTTCCTGGTCCGCCGGAGAGTCTGA
- a CDS encoding methylated-DNA--[protein]-cysteine S-methyltransferase: MIQIDSVDSPLGPLAVGERAARLCLLHFGGDGDHVESVLERWYPGEPRVRREVPAVRAMLSRYFAGEFGVIDAVAVELNGTGFQKTVWQALRRIPSGTTVSYAELARRIGEPAAVRAVGSANGANPVALVVPCHRVIGSDGSLTGYGGGLDRKRWLLIHEGVVTPQLF; encoded by the coding sequence ATGATTCAGATCGATTCCGTCGACTCGCCGCTCGGGCCGCTCGCCGTCGGCGAGCGCGCGGCGCGTCTCTGCCTCCTCCATTTCGGCGGCGACGGCGATCACGTCGAATCGGTGCTCGAACGCTGGTATCCAGGGGAACCGCGCGTCCGCCGGGAGGTTCCCGCTGTCCGCGCGATGCTGTCGCGCTACTTCGCAGGGGAGTTCGGCGTGATCGACGCGGTCGCCGTCGAGCTGAACGGTACCGGATTCCAGAAAACAGTGTGGCAGGCGTTGCGCCGGATACCCTCGGGAACCACCGTCTCCTACGCCGAGCTGGCACGCCGGATTGGGGAGCCAGCGGCCGTACGGGCGGTGGGATCGGCCAACGGCGCGAACCCGGTCGCGCTCGTCGTCCCCTGCCATCGCGTCATCGGATCTGACGGCAGTCTCACCGGTTACGGCGGCGGGCTCGACCGCAAGCGCTGGCTGCTCATCCACGAGGGCGTGGTCACGCCGCAACTGTTCTGA
- a CDS encoding DinB family protein: MKGRRHTTRYAFLVDTCRTERLKTLGVWAQIPDDRLHWRADPRARTPLEHFIHQCQSEHNWMTGMLGLEIDRPPLPAEETRDAFVAHYAACAADRLTVLERQIDGWFEQDAAFFDVRRSRAWILTRRFTHTAHHRGQLTAALRLWGLPLYSTYGPTADTGGLPKNGARVIYRGDEDAPSLPGPGGVTPTERPETGR; the protein is encoded by the coding sequence GTGAAAGGAAGGAGGCACACCACGCGATACGCGTTTCTCGTCGACACCTGCCGCACCGAGCGTCTGAAGACGCTGGGTGTGTGGGCGCAGATTCCGGACGACCGCCTGCACTGGCGCGCCGACCCGCGCGCCCGCACCCCACTCGAGCACTTCATCCATCAGTGCCAGAGCGAGCACAATTGGATGACCGGCATGCTCGGTCTCGAGATCGATCGGCCCCCGCTTCCCGCCGAGGAGACGCGCGACGCCTTCGTCGCGCACTACGCCGCCTGCGCCGCCGATCGCCTCACCGTCCTCGAGCGCCAGATCGACGGCTGGTTCGAGCAGGACGCAGCGTTCTTCGACGTGCGCCGCTCGCGCGCCTGGATCCTGACGCGGCGGTTCACGCACACCGCCCATCACCGCGGCCAGCTGACGGCCGCCCTTCGGCTGTGGGGGTTGCCGCTCTACTCGACCTACGGGCCGACGGCTGACACGGGAGGCCTGCCGAAAAACGGTGCGCGCGTGATTTACCGGGGTGACGAGGATGCGCCGTCGCTGCCGGGACCGGGCGGCGTGACGCCGACCGAACGCCCGGAGACCGGTCGATGA